The Toxoplasma gondii ME49 chromosome XII, whole genome shotgun sequence genome includes a region encoding these proteins:
- a CDS encoding hypothetical protein (encoded by transcript TGME49_251710~Predicted trans-membrane domain (TMHMM2.0):309-332): protein MASRPVFPAAREEGASRDPGLVSCREVPSRRSLPLSSPMESNGAVLAVASPTSESSFPSSCPSLRKATPPRLPLSQAPLHLPSPSASSSGLSTRATFRQLLAQVEQQLGSLTELSCSVRAHGFGTSSSLSLEETRETFDTLRSDTLSSLERANRLLHQLRISSASASGSSSAPVCSPAQLRHFSDLLLSLKAECASACETIALALDRAALLHATSAETRSDFSDGDRGEDKDDEAAAAVFYAREAGSLRESSRMLSSILQAGSSALYALRTQKAVAGKMKEKVHVMATGDAGAVSGLLGQIERQGRKQRLILALVIAACVCLSLLWVMRGHASAVDPGPG, encoded by the coding sequence ATGGCCTCGCGGCCTGTCTTCCCGGCAGcgcgggaagaaggcgcgtcACGGGACCCCGGTCTGGTGTCATGCCGAGAGGTACCGTCCCGGCGCAGTTtgcctctgtcgtctccgATGGAGTCGAATGGCGCAGTTCTTGCGGTTGCCTCTCCCACGTCGGAaagttcgtttccttcctcttgtccCTCCCTGAGAAAAGCTACGCCTCCTCGGCTTCCCTTGTCTCAAGCTCCGCTGCACCTTCCCAGTCCGTCGGCGTCGTCTTCAGGCTTGTCGACGAGGGCTACGTTCCGTCAGCTTCTCGCGCAAGTGGAGCAGCAGCTGGGGTCTTTGACGGAGTTGAGCTGCAGCGTCCGCGCGCATGGATTCGggacttcttcctccttgtctctggaggagacgcgagagaccTTCGACACGCTTCGAAGTGACACCCTTTCCTCCCTCGAGCGGGCGAACCGTCTCCTCCACCAGCTTCGaatctcctctgcctctgcttccggGTCGAGTTCCGCGCCGGTCTGTTCCCCCGCCCAACTCCGGCATTTTTCCgaccttctcctctctctgaaaGCCGAGTGCGCGTCGGCTTGTGAGACGATTGCTCTGGCCCTTGACCGCGCggcgctgctgcatgcaaccaGCGCCGAAACGCGCAGCGACTTTTCCGACGGGGATCGAGGCGAAGATaaagacgacgaagccgCCGCAGCTGTGTTctacgcgagagaggcagggagCTTGCGAGAGAGCAGCCGGATGCTTTCGTCGATCCTGCAGGCGGGGTCGAGTGCCCTCTACGCGTTGCGGACGCAGAAGGCAGTGGCGGGGAAAATGAAGGAGAAAGTTCACGTAATGGCCACGGGAGACGCGGGTGCGGTCTCCGGTCTCCTCGGTCAGATCGagcgacagggaagaaaacaaagactcattctcgctctcgtcattgctgcatgcgtctgtctttccctcctctGGGTTATGAGAGGCCATGCGTCGGCTGTCGATCCAGGTCCAGGGTGA